One genomic window of Thermococcus indicus includes the following:
- a CDS encoding DUF998 domain-containing protein, which yields MLRYLKYSGIAGGVIYWLFVAWAVKENPWFSFWENALSDLGTAEANFPWIYNYGLMFTAVFILAFSIYLIISAENKLETVGGAYVSISAIFLALIGVFPGGTRPHTFVSTYFFVQFFLGMLIYGAGSKDRVIRYGSGLLFALALLGTLVSWPSVALIETYEIVLIMVFTALVALSGTH from the coding sequence ATGTTGCGGTATCTGAAATATTCCGGAATAGCCGGCGGAGTAATCTACTGGCTCTTCGTTGCATGGGCGGTAAAAGAAAACCCGTGGTTCTCCTTCTGGGAAAACGCGCTCAGCGACCTTGGAACTGCCGAGGCGAACTTTCCGTGGATATATAACTACGGGTTGATGTTCACCGCGGTGTTTATTCTGGCGTTCTCGATATACTTAATAATCTCCGCGGAAAACAAGCTCGAAACAGTCGGGGGCGCTTACGTCAGCATCTCCGCCATCTTCCTTGCGCTCATCGGAGTTTTTCCCGGCGGAACGAGGCCCCATACCTTTGTCTCGACATACTTCTTCGTGCAGTTCTTCCTCGGGATGCTCATCTACGGGGCGGGTTCAAAGGACAGAGTTATTCGCTACGGTTCCGGGCTTCTCTTTGCACTCGCCCTGCTGGGGACTCTCGTAAGCTGGCCGTCGGTGGCGCTGATAGAGACCTACGAGATAGTCCTGATAATGGTCTTTACGGCTTTGGTCGCTCTCTCGGGTACCCATTAA
- a CDS encoding SLC13 family permease, with amino-acid sequence MAESSFRITDLQRRSGDTASERLKSFARREWFLTALIVLYLVLLINDRSLLVRTPSLIDWESLALITSLVLVSKGLELSGAFTRLSLGLIGLSGGSERRLMLLLIPLIALSSAVIMNDTAMLVFIPLVVITARLAGINTARAVTLSAIAANVGSSLTPIGNPQNIIIWNAYGISFVGFVTQMLPFVLLWLVILLLFTLTVQRKRLSVGELPPVAIRKGLLISSASLLVVNVALAETGNSLWTLPLTLAVLLVFGREALLGFDWALVLTFAFIFIDFGEIARLISSSAMLPSGGLALFLASAGLSQLISNVPATVVFLGSKPEWLPLALGVNLGGTGIIVGSLANLIALRISGIGIKDFHRYSVPYFLAILTVSIVLLYL; translated from the coding sequence ATGGCAGAGAGCTCGTTCCGGATTACGGACTTACAGAGGAGGTCAGGAGACACGGCATCTGAGAGGCTGAAAAGCTTTGCAAGGCGTGAATGGTTCCTTACGGCCCTAATAGTCCTTTACTTAGTCCTGCTCATCAACGACCGCTCTCTGCTCGTTAGAACTCCCTCCCTTATTGACTGGGAAAGCTTAGCCTTGATAACGTCCCTCGTACTGGTTTCAAAGGGTCTTGAGCTGTCCGGGGCATTTACCCGACTCTCGCTGGGACTCATAGGACTGTCCGGAGGTTCGGAGAGGAGGTTAATGCTCCTTCTCATCCCCCTCATAGCCCTCTCCTCGGCAGTGATAATGAACGACACGGCGATGCTCGTTTTCATTCCACTGGTCGTCATCACCGCCCGGCTCGCGGGAATAAACACCGCCCGTGCAGTTACGCTCTCGGCCATAGCGGCCAACGTCGGCTCTTCTCTAACCCCGATCGGCAACCCCCAGAACATCATAATCTGGAACGCCTATGGGATTTCCTTCGTGGGGTTCGTAACCCAAATGCTCCCCTTCGTCCTCCTCTGGCTCGTTATCCTCCTGCTCTTTACCCTAACCGTACAGAGAAAACGGCTTTCTGTGGGGGAACTGCCTCCCGTTGCCATCAGAAAGGGACTCCTCATTTCCTCGGCCTCTCTGCTGGTGGTTAACGTCGCATTGGCGGAAACCGGGAATTCGCTCTGGACGCTCCCCCTGACGCTGGCCGTTCTTCTCGTCTTTGGCAGGGAGGCTCTGCTGGGCTTCGACTGGGCCCTCGTGCTCACCTTTGCGTTTATCTTCATTGACTTCGGTGAAATCGCCCGCCTGATTTCCAGCTCTGCCATGCTCCCCTCCGGAGGGCTGGCGCTGTTCCTTGCCTCGGCAGGTTTGAGCCAGCTCATCAGCAACGTCCCGGCGACGGTGGTCTTCCTCGGTTCAAAACCGGAATGGCTTCCCCTGGCGCTGGGCGTGAACCTCGGTGGAACGGGAATAATAGTAGGCTCCCTCGCGAACCTCATAGCCCTCCGCATCTCCGGAATTGGTATAAAGGACTTCCACAGGTATTCAGTGCCTTATTTTCTTGCTATTTTAACAGTGTCTATTGTCCTCCTTTATTTATAA
- a CDS encoding FeoA family protein: protein MRLCEVEPGRSVRVKRITGGPVGRFMEMGLLPGTEVKVVKRAPLGDPIEVIVRGYRLSLRLEEAKYLEVE, encoded by the coding sequence ATGAGGCTCTGCGAAGTTGAACCCGGAAGGAGTGTTCGGGTGAAGAGAATAACCGGTGGACCGGTTGGACGTTTTATGGAGATGGGTCTCCTGCCCGGAACGGAGGTAAAGGTCGTGAAGAGAGCTCCATTGGGGGACCCAATAGAGGTCATTGTCAGGGGATACAGGCTCTCACTCAGACTTGAGGAAGCAAAATATCTGGAGGTGGAGTGA
- a CDS encoding FeoA family protein — MLPLTFVEEGREVVLRAVHGGKGMAKKLTEMGLVPGTRVKIVRNQRCGPLVIRVKDSDLAIGWRIATRIYVEVDGNG, encoded by the coding sequence ATGCTTCCGCTGACGTTTGTTGAAGAGGGCAGGGAGGTCGTTCTTAGGGCCGTTCACGGCGGAAAGGGAATGGCGAAAAAGCTGACCGAGATGGGCCTCGTGCCCGGGACGAGGGTGAAAATCGTTAGAAACCAGCGTTGTGGTCCCCTGGTAATCAGGGTTAAGGATTCCGACCTCGCGATAGGTTGGCGTATAGCGACGAGAATTTATGTGGAGGTGGACGGAAATGGATGA